Genomic DNA from Roseburia intestinalis L1-82:
ATCAGGAAGTTGATAATGGGTTGCTAATTCTTTGAGAATCAAATTTGTTTGCTGTCTACTTGACAAATTCCTAATTGACTTAAGATGATTGTCATTGAAGAATTTTATAGTGTTATGCGTTACATCTTCGATAAGTTCTTTAGTTATAAGTTGAGGATTTAATCTTATAATATCGTTTGTACCAAAACTCAGTTTACCAATTACTTTAGCGGTGACTACAAGAGACACAATGGGTCTTACGGATCTCAAATATTTATCTTGGCTTGCTTTAATCGTTCCTTTATAGTTAGGTGTAATGCTATCAACTTTTTTTAATATTATTGCAATGTTAATCCATACAGATAAAGGAATTTGTTCGTTGAACACTTTGTTGTATTGGATGGGATTATTCATAAACTTTGATTTCAATAATACTGCTCTGTGTGGTAATTTTAAAATTAAACTTGTATACCCTCCGGCAAGATATAAAGGGGTTACAATGTCACAAGTAGGAATTCCAAGATTTTGATAATATTTATCTTTGCGTTCATAATATATATCATGTTTGTATAATATTTCTTCTATATCTTTTTGTATTTTATCAGTTGCATGTAATGAATATAGTGGAATTACAGATTGGTTATTGGTTGCTTGTATAATATTTTTTCGTACTAAAGGATCTGTAGATACAACTATTTTAACTAAAACTGAACGGTTGGTAGTATCTGTTCCTCCATTTGAAAAATAGTTGAAAATGGTATTTGTGGTTTGTAATCCATTTACTATTTGTATATTGTCTGTTTCAATAATGTCGTCATATAGAGTGGCGCTTGAAGTAAGAATGGTTATTCCGTTGTTAAGATTCCAAAAATCAATCTTTTCTGAAGATTCTAAAGAATTCATAATATCCGTATTGGTTCTGTTGTTTCCAAGGTAATCACGAACATTTTCCTCAAAAAAGTAGCGTTTTAACTTTTGTTCAGAGTCTGTTATGAAATTGAAGTAGTCTGTTAGTCCAACTAAAACAACAAAATCTTTACCGCATTGGAATCCTTTTTTTATTTTTAATTCCACAGTGCCGTTTCTTTTTGTGCGATATAATATAAGTAATTCTTTAGAACCAATGAATTTCATTTCTGATGTTGTTATAGAAAAAAGTTTATTACATGTAGCCTCAATTTTTCTTCCCTTACATTTGATATTATACGCAACAGTTTCAGAAACACCTCTAGAAATATATCTGATATATATGTTGGTTTTTGTAAGTGCAGGCGAAAGTTTTCTGTATAAGTGTATTAACAACTCCCTCTTAGCTAATATATCACTCTTGTATTTACTTTTTAGCGACTCTGCCTTGATTGTCATATCAAATAATTCTGAAAGAGACGAATCAAGGCTTTCTAGTGGGTTTAATTCGTAGGTGTCGTGATGTTTACAGGTTAAGACATATATTTCCAAATGCGCGTTTGTTCGTGGAAGAATAGCTGACTTGTCTGCGACATAGTTACCATTTACAAAAAAGTAAAGCCCATCAATTCCACCATCGTCGCTACCGTCGACTAAGCCATCAATGATTTGGTCACGAGTTAAATCATAGTTTTTTAGTAGTTCAGATATCGCAAAATCTTCAAAGGCTTTTCCACGATTTTCATTGGTATCATCCATACCGTTTGATGAAATTATGTCATCAAGAATTCCGTCAATTAATATTGTATCATTTGTTGCCATAAATATCTCCTCATATTTTAATCTTTCTTCGGTTTCCGCTTCCTCTTTACATATGAGAAATCCGGAAACAAATCTTTCAATGCTTCTGCAACTTCTTCATTTTCAATCATCTCCTGAACCATCATCTGGTCGTCATCTGCTAAATCAAGAGATACCGAGTAAGATGTATCACTATCTATCGGATTTGCAGGGAAGCGGATTTCTTTCTTGTAGTAATCACTTTCGGTGATTTCTCCGTCATCGAGTTTGTCTCTTAATCTTGCCCAGTACTCAACCATTTTTTTGAATGAATCTAAATCCTCCTGCGGACGAGACCCGGCACTTGGAAGCCGTTCTTCAAACTTTAATACTACTTTGCCATCCTTTATGGTAGGTCGCAATCCATATGCCCATTCCATATCAAATAACACATGGAGTGCACTGAAGATATTTGCTACATCCGGATCTGAAAGTGCAAAGAAGCTGACATTAAGATGATTCGCAATATTAAGCAAAGTTGCTTCGTCGGGATAACGATTTCCTAATTCGTAGTTTCGGATTGTAGACTCATTAAGTCCGCATCGCTCAGCCAATTCCTTTTGGGTAAGTTCGGCTGCGATTCGGAAGTTTCTGATTAAAACGCCTACTCGGCTGGTAAATTTATCGCCCATTACAAAAGCTCCTTCTTTATAAAGCGGATATTCGCAATCCGCGTTGCTACTTGTTCATGAATGCTGCCACTTCGTGGTGGTCAGAAGGGGATAGAATTCCCCTTCTGACACAGGCATCTCCAATAGCTTTGTTCCATATTTCACACGTTAGAAGAAGGAGATTGCCTGTTCAGCATTCAAACTATATACAGTATAACACTAACAGTGCAAAAATGAAATGTTTTTTGATAAATGATATTGACAGTACAGAAATGAACTGTTAATATAATACACAACACAACAGTTCGAAAACGAACTGAATAATAAATGACGAGAGAGGAGGTAGCAGTGTATGGAGAACAAAAGATTTATCAATGTGCAGGATGTGGTGGAAGAGCTTGGAGTCTCGACATCATATGCATATAAGCTCATACGCGAATTAAACGCAGAGCGAGCAGCAGATGGATTTTTGACAATCAAGGGACGAGTCAGCAGACAGTATTTTGATGAACGAATCTATGGAACAACAGATAAGAAAGAGGTGGTTTGATGGCGGTTATTAAGAACCAAAAGACCGGAATGTGGGAGGTCAGGACTTATTACAAGGACTGGACTGGTACACGAAGGCAAAAGACCAAGAGGGGCTTCGCTAAGAAAAGCGATGCCCTTGAATGGGAAAGAGCTTTTAAGTTAAAGGATGAATTGAATATCAATATGAAATTTGCAGATTTTGTGGAACTGTATCTGTCAGATATTCAGCCAAGAATTAAATACAATTCTTACCTGACGAAAAAGCACATTATTGAAACAAAGATTTTGCCATACTTTGGACACAGAAAGTTGAATGAGATTCGTCCGGCGGATGTGATTCAATGGCAGAATGAGATTATGAAGCTCAAGAAGGACAACGGAGAAGCGTATTCTCCGACTTATTTAAAAACCATACACAATCAGTTGAGTGCCATCTTAAATCATGCAGTTAATATGTATGATTTGAAGGATAATGTGGCTCGAAAAGCTGGTTCTATGGGGAAAGAAGAGTCGAAGGAAATTATGTTTTGGACTCAGGAGGAGTATCAGGCATTTATTGAGCAGGTGGCGGACAAGCCAATCTCATATTATGCATTTGAAATTCTGTATTGGACAGGAATTCGTGAAGGAGAACTGCTGGCACTGACACCTAACGATTTTGATTTTACGAAGAAAACACTTCGCATCAATAAATCGTATCAAAGGCTGGAGGGGAAGGATGTAATTACAGATCCGAAGACACCGAAGAGTAATCGAGTGATTGTTATGCCGGATTTTCTTGCTCTTGAAATTGAAGATTTTATCAGTAGATTGGATGGCATTAGAAATGATGATAGGATTTTCACCATTTCAAAGAGTTATTTGCATCACGAGATGGACAGAGGCGCAAAGCTGGCAGGTGTTAAGAGAATCAAGATTCATGGACTCAGGCATTCACACATTTCACTGCTGATTCATATGGGCTATTCGGCACTTGCGATTGCTGAAAGAGTAGGACATGAGGCAGTTGATATCACTTATCATTATGCACATTTATTTCCAACGGTACAGTCAGATATGGCTGTGCATCTAGATTCAGAAAGGGAGGAGCTTATCAATGTCAGAAAAAAATAGAGATGCAAAAAACAGATGGAGAACGGTGACAGTGGCATTTCGCTTGTCACCGGAAGAAAATGAGGAACTTACTAACCGCGTAAAAATGTGCGGGTGCAGGACGAGACAAGAGTATATTATACAAAGCATTCTGCATCAGAAGGTTGTGGCTACAGGCAATCCGCTAATGCTGGTATCATTTCGGCAGAATCTGCAGCACATTGAAGCAGAACTGGAGCGGTTACAAAAAGCGGATGACATGGATTCGGAGCTGCTAACACCAATCAGAACTATGCTGGAGATATTGGAGGCGTTTCGCGAAACGCCTCGTACTCTGGCAGGTATGGAGAGGCTGACAGCCAGTGATGAAGACTAAAAATGTGTTGAATATCGAAAGGAAGCGATTAACATGGGACAGCAAACATTATTTGAAAAAATAGGTGTTCAGTATGAGGAAAGAGACGGATTGTTTTATCCGTTAATCACATTAGATATTAAGGATGATGGTGTGAATGTTGGAAAATACGGGCATATGTGGATGCAATATTTAAAGTCAGAATATCCACAGCGGTATCGGAGTCTGCTACGATTCGGGGAACTGAACCAAAAGGCAGCAGAGGTAAATGAAGTGGCTTATGAATTGCTTGAGGATATTGAAACGGAATGGCTACAAAAGCATAAGCCGAGGAATAAAAATTCTTTTTCAGAAATGTATAAGCTGAGAACGGAAGCAAGGCTGATAGCAGAGGAAGTTGTATTACATGATGTGGTGAATTGTTTTCACTAGATGCAAAGGATGGCATGATACATAGCTCATTTATTCCTACCGGAGCATAGAGATTTTTGTTGTACTTTGGCAGGATAGAGGCAAGTTGTAGACTTCGTATGAAGTGGAGTCGCAGTTGGTAAACAATATGTCGCGTATCCGCGACTATAGCCTCTCCGGCGAGGAGCGCAAAACCCGCTTGCGGGTCTGCATTTTTGATGCCGCAGGTGTCAAAAGTGCTTTTGCGTTACTTTTGACAAAAGTAACAAAACCTTCCCTGGGAAATTTACTGATATGTGCCGTATCCGGCACGAGTACGGATAAGAAGGAGGTGTACGCATACATAGGAAAAGGAGGTAGATTTCAGATGGAAAGAACGATTAGTTTTATGAATGGGGAAGGGTCACTTGGTCATAATACAAGAGCATTTATTGCGGCAAATGTGGATGCAGACAGAACAAAAGATAATATCACTCTTGTGCATGAAGATTTGAAAAAGGTGTATCACAAATTGTTTGATGATTCTCTTAAAAAGTACAATGCCAAGCAGAAACGCAAAGACAGGCAGATTAAGAATTATTATGACAAGATTTCAAGAAGCAAGCAGGAGAAGCTTTTTTATGAAGTCATTGTGCAGATAGGGAACAGAGATGATACCGGCGTGGGCAGTGCTGCGGCTGATACTGCAGTTAAGGCATTACAAGATTATGTGGAGTTATTTATTCGCAGAAATCCACAGCTATATGTATTTGGGGCTTATATTCATATGGATGAAGAGACGCCACATGTGCATATAGATTTTGTACCGTTTTCAACAGATAACAAGAGAGGATTAGAAATAAAAAATTCCCTTAAGGGTGCGCTTGCCTCCAGAGGTTTTGAAAGTGAGGGCAAGGGTAATACCGAATGGCAGCAGTGGTCGGAGGCAGAGAAAGAAGATATTGCCATGATAATGCAGAAATACGGTGTTGGCTGGAAAAAACTGGATACACACAATCCACATTTGTCGGTTTTGGATTATAAAAAGCAGGAGCGTAGCCGGGAAGTCAAAGAATTAGAGCAGGAGCTTGAAGATATCGGTGTTGTAATTGAGTTAAAAGAAGAACGAGAAGCTCAGTTGAACGATGAGATTCATAAACAACAAATGTGTTTGAAAACAGAACGAGAGGAAGCGGAAAAGACCTTAGCGATAGTAACATCCCTGAAAGATAGAATCATGGAAGAAGGGGTTGCACAAGAAAAATATAATAAAGCTTTGGCTGCTGATGGTCAGGAATTGGAAGATATTATTGCAGATAAAAAGAAACAGTTGGCAGATGTGCAGGTAGCACTTAATAAGGCTCGTGCAGTATTTGAGAATGCAAATGAAAAACTGGCTCAGGCAGAGGAAGAATTGTCAGAGGTTAAAAAACTTAGGGATGACCTGATAAAGCAGGGTGAAGGGGATTATTATCTAAAGGAAGAGGTTATTCAGCTGAGGTATGAAAACCAAAATCTGAAAAAAGAAAACAAGGGGCTGCAGGAGAAACTGGATAAGGCGTATGAATTTATGAAAAAGTTTGTGATTGAAGGAAAGTCAATGCTTGATAAGTTTCTGGAGTGGATTGGCGAGAAGGTTAGAGAGGGGAGGGGGAGGTGATACAAAATTAATAGAATTGTTAAGATCTTGTAGTGGAGAAAACCTAGTATTTGTGGTAGAATTATCTTGAGTTTTTGTATACTTTTTTCTAATAGCTGCAAGGACTACACAGAAAAATTGGATGCCGGAGTACAGATTATTGGACTTATTAATATGATATAATTTATATGGCTAAATCTTATGACTTGGGTGGATAGGAGAAGGTATGCGGACAATGTTGTTAAGCTTTAAACCTGAATGGTATAACAGGATTAAAGAAGGAAGCAAGATTTTTGAATATAGAAGAACATTTCCAGATGAAGAAATATTGGCATATATGTATGTGAGTAGTCCAATGAAAATGATAGTGGGAAAGATTCATCTGGGACGAAAAATAGACATCAACACTTGGAAAGAGGAATACAAGGAAGACGCACAGGTGTGTGAAAGGGTAGATGATTTCCTTACAAGACACACATATGCCATGCCTATCTTATCTTTTCGGATGACCAAGGAAATAGACTTGGAAACACTTCGGAAGTTTAATCCGAATTTTGTATGTCCTCAAATGTATTATTATCTGGAAAACTATCCTGAATTGTTTGAGTTTATTAAGAAAAATGCAACAGACATTGGAAAGCCACAAGTTAATTCATTTGAAAACATAGGAAAAGAAGAGATATGTAGAAAACAATACTAGGAGGTCTTGTTATGGGTGATTTTGGTGATGCAGAAAGAAGAATATTAGCATTTATGGCTGAAGGAACAGAGTTCGTGTTCCAAGAGAAGAATTATAAAATAATTCTTTCAGGAAAACCAACATGCCATAAAGGTGAGCCTAAAACAGATATTTATATTTTAGCAGAATCGTCATCTGATAAGGTGGAAATAAAAATATCATATAAAAAAGAAAACGCTGATTTTATTGAGAATAAGATGAGTGCAGATAGAGCAGAGCAATTATTCGGCGAGGACTGGGTAAATATTATTGAGCAATCGACAATGGCTATAAGTGATAGATTTGAAGAAAGAATGCTCATATATAAGAATAAGTTTAAGAGAACGGAAAAGGGCGCTATCACTTTGGGATGGAAGTTTGAGCTTTTAAACAAAAATAGTGGAGATTTATCAGGTAAAATGCTACTTACAGAAGAACAGGTTATTGATGTGTATGCAGGTAGTAATTTGGTAGATGATAAACGAAATGCTATGGTGTCAGGACAGGTTATTGAGAATAGCGGCATAGCCAATTACATATTGATGGATGAAAATGTAAATTCGGCACAAGACGTAATTGATAAAATGGTTCCGATTAAAGAGTATGTGAAGATGCACCCTGATATTTACTTTGCATGTAAGGCATTGAATTATCGTACATTTGCTGGAAAATGGGATGGAGACAGACCACTTTCGGTTCAAGTGTATTGGAATGCTGAAGACAATAAACTTGTTCCCGAATTGGTGTATGATCAGCCATTAACTGTTAAGGGAAATGAAGTGGCGAACAGGTTGTTGCATTATATGAAAAAGCTAAACATTAAAACAACAGACGACATTGATGATGACAATGCCGGGACAGATAGAATAATTTAGAGGTGAAACCATGGCTGTTATTTTAGAAGAAAGAGGGCGTGGCAAATTTAAGCCGGCTCCAGATTATAAAGTGGATGAAGTCAAGGAACTTTTGAATGCTAAAATTGAAGAAGAAAGACAAGCGTTTGCTGATTGTAGTGAAGAAATAGAGTTTGATAAACTCAACTATGATCCGAATAAATGGAACTTGCTGTCATTGTTTTCGGGATGTGGTGGTCTTGATTTAGGATTTGAATTAGCTGGATTAAAAGCCGTTATGGGTGAAGAAGTTATGGAAGCTGCATTTGCTGATAAAAAGGTTTTTGATGAAAACATTAATAATAATGTGTTTAATACGATTTATGTAAACGATATATTTGATGAGGCAAGAGAAACCTATGCACAGAATGCGGGTAAATATATATATATGGACAAAAGCGATATAAGAAAGATAAAGGAGTTTCCTAAGGCGGATATTGTATTAGGAGGTTTCCCTTGTCCGGGTTTTTCTGAGGCTGGACCGAGACTGGTTGATGATAAGAGAAACTTTTTATATTTGCATTTTATTCGTTGTTTGATGCAGAGCAAACCGAAAATTTTTGTGGCTGAGAATGTAAAAGGAATGATGACTCTTGGCAAGGGCGAGGTTTTTAAACAGATTGTTCAGGATTTTGCAGCAGCGGGATATACAATATATCACAAACTTTTAAACTCGGCAGAATATGGTGTGCCACAGATAAGAGAACGAGTGATTTTGGTTGGTGTCAGAAATGATATAGACTTTGAATATGTACATCCAGAACCAACACATGGGTATGGTGTTGAAGGCTTAAAAGAAGTAGTTACGCTTCGTGATGCGATTGGTGATTTGGAAGATAATCCGGGAGATTATTTTACCGGTTCGTATTCGACCATTTTTAT
This window encodes:
- a CDS encoding AIPR family protein, yielding MATNDTILIDGILDDIISSNGMDDTNENRGKAFEDFAISELLKNYDLTRDQIIDGLVDGSDDGGIDGLYFFVNGNYVADKSAILPRTNAHLEIYVLTCKHHDTYELNPLESLDSSLSELFDMTIKAESLKSKYKSDILAKRELLIHLYRKLSPALTKTNIYIRYISRGVSETVAYNIKCKGRKIEATCNKLFSITTSEMKFIGSKELLILYRTKRNGTVELKIKKGFQCGKDFVVLVGLTDYFNFITDSEQKLKRYFFEENVRDYLGNNRTNTDIMNSLESSEKIDFWNLNNGITILTSSATLYDDIIETDNIQIVNGLQTTNTIFNYFSNGGTDTTNRSVLVKIVVSTDPLVRKNIIQATNNQSVIPLYSLHATDKIQKDIEEILYKHDIYYERKDKYYQNLGIPTCDIVTPLYLAGGYTSLILKLPHRAVLLKSKFMNNPIQYNKVFNEQIPLSVWINIAIILKKVDSITPNYKGTIKASQDKYLRSVRPIVSLVVTAKVIGKLSFGTNDIIRLNPQLITKELIEDVTHNTIKFFNDNHLKSIRNLSSRQQTNLILKELATHYQLPDFISIEKRKDFIYDDYQIDEEFIETVKEMLPAQPWQVGIHKTIAAQLGCPNAKVSRTIETLIDTGIFKKQINGQIIES
- a CDS encoding helix-turn-helix domain-containing protein, whose translation is MGDKFTSRVGVLIRNFRIAAELTQKELAERCGLNESTIRNYELGNRYPDEATLLNIANHLNVSFFALSDPDVANIFSALHVLFDMEWAYGLRPTIKDGKVVLKFEERLPSAGSRPQEDLDSFKKMVEYWARLRDKLDDGEITESDYYKKEIRFPANPIDSDTSYSVSLDLADDDQMMVQEMIENEEVAEALKDLFPDFSYVKRKRKPKKD
- a CDS encoding site-specific integrase; protein product: MAVIKNQKTGMWEVRTYYKDWTGTRRQKTKRGFAKKSDALEWERAFKLKDELNINMKFADFVELYLSDIQPRIKYNSYLTKKHIIETKILPYFGHRKLNEIRPADVIQWQNEIMKLKKDNGEAYSPTYLKTIHNQLSAILNHAVNMYDLKDNVARKAGSMGKEESKEIMFWTQEEYQAFIEQVADKPISYYAFEILYWTGIREGELLALTPNDFDFTKKTLRINKSYQRLEGKDVITDPKTPKSNRVIVMPDFLALEIEDFISRLDGIRNDDRIFTISKSYLHHEMDRGAKLAGVKRIKIHGLRHSHISLLIHMGYSALAIAERVGHEAVDITYHYAHLFPTVQSDMAVHLDSEREELINVRKK
- a CDS encoding plasmid mobilization protein, which produces MSEKNRDAKNRWRTVTVAFRLSPEENEELTNRVKMCGCRTRQEYIIQSILHQKVVATGNPLMLVSFRQNLQHIEAELERLQKADDMDSELLTPIRTMLEILEAFRETPRTLAGMERLTASDED
- a CDS encoding TnpV protein, whose amino-acid sequence is MGQQTLFEKIGVQYEERDGLFYPLITLDIKDDGVNVGKYGHMWMQYLKSEYPQRYRSLLRFGELNQKAAEVNEVAYELLEDIETEWLQKHKPRNKNSFSEMYKLRTEARLIAEEVVLHDVVNCFH
- a CDS encoding plasmid recombination protein, with protein sequence MERTISFMNGEGSLGHNTRAFIAANVDADRTKDNITLVHEDLKKVYHKLFDDSLKKYNAKQKRKDRQIKNYYDKISRSKQEKLFYEVIVQIGNRDDTGVGSAAADTAVKALQDYVELFIRRNPQLYVFGAYIHMDEETPHVHIDFVPFSTDNKRGLEIKNSLKGALASRGFESEGKGNTEWQQWSEAEKEDIAMIMQKYGVGWKKLDTHNPHLSVLDYKKQERSREVKELEQELEDIGVVIELKEEREAQLNDEIHKQQMCLKTEREEAEKTLAIVTSLKDRIMEEGVAQEKYNKALAADGQELEDIIADKKKQLADVQVALNKARAVFENANEKLAQAEEELSEVKKLRDDLIKQGEGDYYLKEEVIQLRYENQNLKKENKGLQEKLDKAYEFMKKFVIEGKSMLDKFLEWIGEKVREGRGR
- a CDS encoding DNA cytosine methyltransferase, encoding MAVILEERGRGKFKPAPDYKVDEVKELLNAKIEEERQAFADCSEEIEFDKLNYDPNKWNLLSLFSGCGGLDLGFELAGLKAVMGEEVMEAAFADKKVFDENINNNVFNTIYVNDIFDEARETYAQNAGKYIYMDKSDIRKIKEFPKADIVLGGFPCPGFSEAGPRLVDDKRNFLYLHFIRCLMQSKPKIFVAENVKGMMTLGKGEVFKQIVQDFAAAGYTIYHKLLNSAEYGVPQIRERVILVGVRNDIDFEYVHPEPTHGYGVEGLKEVVTLRDAIGDLEDNPGDYFTGSYSTIFMSRNRKKLWTQPSFTIQASGRQAPIHPAGEPMVHVGKDKYIFSDGEENNRRLSVKEIARIQTFPDWYEFSRGTSNRNDNAKLDLVYKQIGNAVPVRLALAVAEPIAVFAKELLEKEKEEAEYVVIRNVGEQKRMMA